In Phycisphaerae bacterium, the DNA window GATTCGTGGACCGGGCCAGGCTCAGCCGCGTGTTCGGGCCCGAGCAGGCCCACGCCGGATAACTCGCCCCTTCCGCCCCGGAAAGAACCATCTTCGCCCGCGCCGCAGCCTCAAGTTCCCACTCCCGCCGGCCGGGCTTCGCCTCAGCCATCGCCGCCTTCATCGCCTCCTCGGTGATGCGGTATGCCTCGACGATGTAGGGCACTTCGGCCGCCGATTTGATCGACTGCACCCGCCACAGCAGTTTGTCCGCCTCGACGTACTCAGCCTGCGGAGCGCCGCTCTTGAGATCCTCCAGCAGAACCGCTGGGAAGATGTTCCAGTTGGCCACGCCAACACGTTTCGGCGTCCTGCCGCAAACCCTGGGCAGAATCGTCTTGAAGCTCTCGCCTTCGACCTGCGGCACCCATTCGGGCGGCGAGCTCTCGACCAGCAGCGGGTTGACCACGATCCGCTCGACCTTCGAAAACGACTTGGCGAACTCCAGCGACTCCGGCCCGCCGGTAACCAGCGCCGCCTCGCCTTCAGCGGGAACGATCACCGCTGCGAAATCGAAAAAAGGCCAGAAACCCGCCAGATACCGACTCGTCGCCGATTCGCATTCGCTGCTGTAGCCAACCAGCACGTCGAGCCCTTCCGCCCGCAGTTCCTCCTGCACCCGCGCAATCCGCCGCTGATACTCTGCCCTGCCCAACTCATCCAACCGCATACAGGAACCTCCTTACATGGAACTACGGATCGCACTCGTGATCTCGCGGACGTACTCGCGGGCGCAGCGTTCCGCCTCATCGGGCTGATGGGCGGCGATGGCCTCGACCATGTCCACAATCCGCCGGTTGTGCTCCGGCTCGTTGGCGATGTGGCTGAGGATCTCACGCTCCAACTCGCAGGACCGCACCGCCAAGGGCGAAAGATGGTGCGTCTCCCAGACCTCCCCGAGCAGCGGATTGCCGCAGTTGGCCAAGAGGTACCGCCTAAACTCGCGAGCCGCCTCAAGCCGGGCGTCACGGTCCGCCGAACCGAAAAGCCCGTACATCCGCTCGGCCAGACGCTTGAGCTCCTCAATCTGCCAGCCGGTCATGTTCCTGGCAGCCAGACGCGCCGCCTGACCCTCGATCACCTCGCGCAGCTCGTACCGGCAAAGCACCTCCTCGGGCTTCTGATCCTCGATGTACTCGACGAACCGCCCGCCGTAGGGCCCGCGGCTCCGCAGCACGCCCTCCGCTTCCAGGCGAACCAACGCCTCGCGAACCGGAACCCGGCCAAGCCCCAACTCGCGACACACCTTCGCCTCGGTCAGCCGCTCGCCCGGAGCAAACCCACCTGCCCGAAGGTTCTCCCTCAACAGCTCGTACGCTTGATCAGATTTTGATTTTCTAATAGCCACTGCTATCACCGTTCTGTATACACTTTATGGTTTGTATACATTCGCGATTATGCGCAACCCGTTTTTTCCTGTCAAGGCATTTTCAGGCGATCAGCAGGTCAGGCGGGTTGCCAATGCGCCCACATAGCGCCCCAGCCGGCTTGAACGTTCGTGATGACGTCGGTCCGGCCGGTCTCGATGCACAGCACGTGAAGCTGGCGCAGGCCGCTGCGGGTGGAACCGAATACGAGGCTTCGACCATCGGGTGAAAACCGCGGGTGATAGTTGGCCGCCCCCCTGTCGCAATGGGTCAACCGACGTACCTCGCCGTCGCAGGTGGCCCGGAATAGCTCAACCCGATCGTCAATCGCCGCGGCGAAGCAGATCGACCGGCCGTCGGGAAACCAGATTGGCGTATCGCTGCTGCCTCCGTGAAAGTCGTACACGTCGAGGAACTCCACCACGCCGCGATAGCCGTTCCGGTCGGCGATCTTCCGCGGCTCGGTTCCATCCGGACGAACGATCCACGGGTGGCAGTCGTAATGCTGCCCGCTGACGAAGAGGATCCACTGCCCGTCGGGCGACCATACGGGGCCGAAGTTAAAGGGATTCCCGGTCGCCACGTGCGTCTTACTCGATCCGTCGGCGCGGGCGATGTAGACCTGGTAGTCCTCGTGATACGCCACTCGCCCGCCGTCGGGCGAGGCGCTGTAGCCGTACGCGAAACCGTTGGCGGTCTGCGAAAGGTCGCGTTTGTTGCGGCCGTCGATGTCCATCACGAAGGGATGCGAGACGCCGTCGATCAGGGCCGTAAACCCCAGCCGTGATGCGTCGCCCGGCCAGAAAAACAGCCCGGCATTGTAGTCGCTGACCCGCTCGACCGCGGTCGGACTGGTCAGCCGCCCCGTCGCCAGTTCCAGCAGGTGCATGTCACAGCGCCACCCTTCGGTCATGCGGAACTCCCGGTGGGCTTCCTCCCACGCGGCGTTCTCCGGACTCTCCCACCCGCAGCCGATCGCCGCGAACCGCCCGTCCGGCGACCATCCGGCGAACTGCGTCCACGTGTCGCCGTCGCCGATCAGTCCCTCAGCCAACACCGCCCGCCCGGTCCCATTGGCTCGCACCAGGCACGCCCGCATGGTCGCCACATTGGCGTGCCGACCGCCGGGAAGGTCGGTGCGGTACTCGGTGTAGCCGATCCACTCGCCCGATGCCGTCGTCCTGCAAGCGCCCATCAATGGTCCTCGCTATGGAATTCAGAGAGTCTATCGTTGTCTGATTGTCCACTCGTCGTGCTCATGAGGATATCGCCCCTTCACCGTCTCACCAGTCACTGATCTTCCAGTACTGAGGCGGGAATCTAACCGGACATCGTCGCACAGACAAACAAAAAGCATGGAGGACTGGAGCATATGACCAATCAAACGACCTCGCCATCCGGAAGGCTGCAGGCCACCGTGCCTCACCCGAGCAGAAGCGACAGCAGGTCCCAGTTCGAGCCTTTGCGTTTCGCGGCCAGCAGGGGCACCTTGGTGGTCCAGATAAGCTGTTCGGTGACGCTGCCGAGCAGGACGGTGGCGGCGCTGGTGCCGCGGGTGCCGACCACCACGAGGTCGGCCTTCTCCTCGTCGGCCGCGTCGAGAATGGCTTTGGCCTCTTCGGACTCGAGTCGCAGAAGGATTCGAAAATCGACCCCGCGCCCGCGGAAGGGCTCGATGAACTCGTCATACGCCCGCCCGGCGTACTGCCGGAACGCCTCAGCCAGTTCGGCCTCACCCTCGCCCATGACGTACGAGGACGGAATAGGCACGTTGTACGCGTGCAGACAGGTGATCTCGCGAATCTCCCTGGCCTTGGCAAAGGCCACCGCGACGTCTACCGCGTCGGCTGAGTGATCGGAGAAATCAACCGGCACCAGAATCCGGTCGATCCGCGGCCGCGACTGTTCCGGAACGATCAGGACCGAGCACGGCGCCTTGCGGGTAACCCGTTCGGGCAGATCGCCCACGCTGGCCTTCCCAGCTTTTCGCCCGACCACGATCAGGTCAATCTCCTCCTCCCTGGCCGCGCGAAGCACCTCCGTGATGGGCACGCCCTCACGAACGTCCTGGATCACCTCAATCCCATCGGGACTTCTGAAACGAGCGGCGACGGCCTCGGCCATCTTCGCCTCAGCGGCCGGACGCGCCGAAGCGATCAGGTTCCGGTACACCTCAGCTTTGGCCAGCGTCTGATCCGTCCGGATCACGTGCAGGAAGTGCACGCAGCGCGAACCGGCCATCTGGGCCACCAGCGAGGCGTAATGGATCGTCGCCTCGTCCTGCTCGTTGAGATTCAGAGCCACAAGAAGCTTCTGATATCGATGCATGTTCATTCCCTCTCAGAACGGTCAGAACTCCCGTTCTCACGGACAATGAAGTAACCGACCGATAGTGCGATCACGACCACGCCAATCCCCACCAGGGCCAGCGGGTCGTACTTCCCAGGGTCAAGGATGATTACCTTCCTCGCCAGGGCGATCAGAGCGACCAGAAAAACGACTTGCACCCGGATCGCACTGGTGAACATATACGTCCTCATCGTCTCCATGAGTTCCAAGCCGATGAGGATGAGCAGGAACAACCCGAATATCTCCAAGAGTTCGCCGATCTCCAACAGCATGACCGGCGGTGTGACCATGTCCTTGGCGATCACGTAGGCCAACTCAATGGTGGCCAGCACGACGACCACCGTCATCATGACCATCAGCGACCAGATGATTGCTCGTTCGACTTTCTTCATGCCAACCCTCGGTAGCACTCGCCAGTCATGAAATTTTATCAGCGATCTTCATGGGAGGCAAGGGTTGTCCAACACCAGGAGGATCCTGATGTACGCTGTCCACCGGAGGCCGACGAACCATCCATCCCCGCTTCGACGAGGCTGAGGCGCTAACAACGACTGACAGACTCAAGGCTTGAGCACCACCTTGATGCAGCCGTCCTCCTTTTCGCGAAACGTCTTGTAGTACCTGGGCGCCTCGTCGAGTGATGGGCGGTGCGTGATGACAAACGACGGGTCGATCTGACCCGACTCGATCTTCTCCAGCAACGGCCCAAGATAATGCTGCACGTGCGTCTGCCCCATCCGGAACGTCAGCCCCTTATTCATCGCCGCTCCGAACGGAATCTTGTCCAGCAACCCCACGTACACCCCGGGCACCGAGACCGTTCCTCCCTTGCGGCAGCACCAGATTGCCTCACGCAAGACATTCGGCCGGTCGGTCCCCATGTACAGAGCGGTCTTGACCCGATCGTAGATAGCCCCGATGCTGCCTCCGCCGTGCGCCTCCGTGCCGACCGCGTCGATGCAGCGGTCGGGCCCGCGGCCGTCGGTCATCTCCATCAGGCGGTCGTACACGTCGTTCTGCGAAAAATCGATGGTCTCCGCCTGGCCGGCCTCGCGGGCCATTCGCAGTCGTTCTTCGATCCGGTCGATCGCAATCACCCGACCCGCCCCGAGCATCCACGCGCTTTGGATGGCGAACTGCCCGACCGGGCCGCAGCCCCAGATCGCCACCGTGTCGCCCTCCTCGATCCCGCAATTCTCCGCCGCCATGTAGCCGGTCGGAAATATGTCGGACAGGAAAATCACCTGGTCGTCGGTCAGGTCCGACTCGATCTTGATGGGCCCGACGTCGGCGTAGGGAACCCGCAGGTACTCCGCCTGCCCGCCCGCGTACCCGCCGAGCATGTGCGAATACCCGTAGATGCCCGCCGGCGACTGGCCCATCATCTTGCGGGCGATTTCGGCGTTCGGATTGGAGTTGTCGCACAGCGAAAAGAGATTCCGCTGGCAGAAGAAACACCGGCCGCACGAGATGGTGAACGGCACCACCACCCGGTCGCCCTTCTTGAGTTTGGTGACCTCGCGGCCGACCTCGACCACCTCTCCCATCGCCTCATGCCCGAGTACGTCGCCCTCCTCCATCGTCGGAATGTACCCGTCATACAGATGCAGATCCGATCCGCAGATGGCGGTGGAGGTGACCTTGATAATCGCGTCGCCCGGGTCCACGATCTTGGGATCCGGAACGTTATCAACGCGCACATCCTCCTTACCGTGCCAAACGAGCGCTTTCATGGCATTCCCCCTTTTCCAGCAAAGCCCCCGAAGACTACCCCCTTCCAGATTATCGGACCTGACTCCAGCGTGCAAATGAATTCGGCAGAGGCGCACCATCAGCACATAAACTTATAATAATCCAGTGCTGCACGCCATCGCCAGCCTATCCGCCCCAGAAGATCGGAAATCGCCCGTCCATGATGTCCTCGCCGAGACGATGGACGCGCAAACCGTGAGGATCAAGGAAACCCTGATCCAGCCGTCGCCGAAGCTCATCCGCCCGGCCCAGCCGAGCG includes these proteins:
- a CDS encoding aminopeptidase P family protein, translated to MRLDELGRAEYQRRIARVQEELRAEGLDVLVGYSSECESATSRYLAGFWPFFDFAAVIVPAEGEAALVTGGPESLEFAKSFSKVERIVVNPLLVESSPPEWVPQVEGESFKTILPRVCGRTPKRVGVANWNIFPAVLLEDLKSGAPQAEYVEADKLLWRVQSIKSAAEVPYIVEAYRITEEAMKAAMAEAKPGRREWELEAAARAKMVLSGAEGASYPAWACSGPNTRLSLARSTNRRIQENELVQFTFGAKYMGYCGNMCRPFSIGEPPKSARKLMEVGLEAMEYAIATIRPGVRAADVFQGYHDILARYGYEEFTLYGPAHGTGSSEVEGLWLARQADFAIQPGMLFNVDIWLSDGQQGLRYEDGLLVIEDGVRELTSWRREVIVL
- a CDS encoding GntR family transcriptional regulator produces the protein MRENLRAGGFAPGERLTEAKVCRELGLGRVPVREALVRLEAEGVLRSRGPYGGRFVEYIEDQKPEEVLCRYELREVIEGQAARLAARNMTGWQIEELKRLAERMYGLFGSADRDARLEAAREFRRYLLANCGNPLLGEVWETHHLSPLAVRSCELEREILSHIANEPEHNRRIVDMVEAIAAHQPDEAERCAREYVREITSAIRSSM
- a CDS encoding universal stress protein, with amino-acid sequence MHRYQKLLVALNLNEQDEATIHYASLVAQMAGSRCVHFLHVIRTDQTLAKAEVYRNLIASARPAAEAKMAEAVAARFRSPDGIEVIQDVREGVPITEVLRAAREEEIDLIVVGRKAGKASVGDLPERVTRKAPCSVLIVPEQSRPRIDRILVPVDFSDHSADAVDVAVAFAKAREIREITCLHAYNVPIPSSYVMGEGEAELAEAFRQYAGRAYDEFIEPFRGRGVDFRILLRLESEEAKAILDAADEEKADLVVVGTRGTSAATVLLGSVTEQLIWTTKVPLLAAKRKGSNWDLLSLLLG
- a CDS encoding phosphate-starvation-inducible PsiE family protein, with the protein product MKKVERAIIWSLMVMMTVVVVLATIELAYVIAKDMVTPPVMLLEIGELLEIFGLFLLILIGLELMETMRTYMFTSAIRVQVVFLVALIALARKVIILDPGKYDPLALVGIGVVVIALSVGYFIVRENGSSDRSERE
- a CDS encoding glutathione-dependent formaldehyde dehydrogenase, translated to MKALVWHGKEDVRVDNVPDPKIVDPGDAIIKVTSTAICGSDLHLYDGYIPTMEEGDVLGHEAMGEVVEVGREVTKLKKGDRVVVPFTISCGRCFFCQRNLFSLCDNSNPNAEIARKMMGQSPAGIYGYSHMLGGYAGGQAEYLRVPYADVGPIKIESDLTDDQVIFLSDIFPTGYMAAENCGIEEGDTVAIWGCGPVGQFAIQSAWMLGAGRVIAIDRIEERLRMAREAGQAETIDFSQNDVYDRLMEMTDGRGPDRCIDAVGTEAHGGGSIGAIYDRVKTALYMGTDRPNVLREAIWCCRKGGTVSVPGVYVGLLDKIPFGAAMNKGLTFRMGQTHVQHYLGPLLEKIESGQIDPSFVITHRPSLDEAPRYYKTFREKEDGCIKVVLKP